A genome region from Camelina sativa cultivar DH55 chromosome 10, Cs, whole genome shotgun sequence includes the following:
- the LOC104719819 gene encoding disease resistance protein RML1A-like, with protein sequence MASSSSSSSCIKRYHVFPSFHGPDVRKGFLSHLLYHFASKGITTFNDQEIERGHTIGPELVNAIRESRVSIVLLSKKYASSSWCLDELVQIFKCKEDHGQIVMTIFYRVDPSDIRKQSGDFGNTFEKTCQGKSEEMKQRWSEALTRVANIEGEHSFNWANEAYMIQKIATDVSNQLNLTTPSSDFEGMVGMEAHLRNLNSLLCLESDEVKMIGIWGPAGIGKTTIARAFYNQVSCSFQLKCFMGNLKGSFKSIVGVDDYDFKLYLQNQLLSKIFNQGDMKTDNLGAIKEWLQDQTVLIILDDVDDLEQLEGLAKELSWFGSRSRIIITTEDKKILKAHGIQDIYHVDLPSRKEALEILCLSAFKQTSIRDGFEELAYKVAKLCGNLPLGLCVVGSSLRGESKHEWELQLSRIETNLDGKIQDVLKVGYDRLSKKDQSLFLHIACFFRNDVVGHVISILSDSKLDVGNGLKTLTDKSLVYISTNGHIVMHHLLQQLGRQIVFEQSDEPGKRQFLIEAEEICDVLINETGTGSVKGISFNTSKIGEVSVSKGAFEGMCNLRFLRIYGMLVGQGTLQIPEDMQYLPRLRLLHWNHYPRKILPPRFQPERLVELHMPDSNLEMLWGGIQPLPNLKSLDLSYSFRLKEIPNLSNATNLETLKLMYCSSLVELPSSISNLHKLSKLKMWSCTKLQVIPTNINLASLEKVDLSYCSRLRSFPNISSNIKTLAVGNTKIEDVPSSIVGCWSRLECLEIGSKSLKRLTHAPLSITLLDISKSDIKRIPDCIVSLPWLQNFTVYNCRKLVSIPALSPSLESLNATECVSLIRVERVETKGERGLPK encoded by the exons atggcttcttcttcttcttcttcgtcttgcatCAAGAGATACCATGTCTTTCCGAGCTTCCATGGTCCAGATGTTCGTAAAGGGTTTCTCAGTCATTTACTCTATCACTTTGCAAGCAAAGGTATCACGACTTTTAATGACCAGGAGATCGAGAGAGGCCACACGATCGGACCTGAGCTCGTGAACGCAATTAGGGAGTCCAGAGTCTCGATAGTGTTGCTTTCGAAAAAATATGCTTCTTCAAGTTGGTGTTTAGATGAACTTGTGCAAATCTTCAAGTGCAAAGAAGATCACGGGCAGATTGTGATGACCATTTTTTATAGAGTTGATCCGTCTGATATTCGGAAACAGAGCGGAGACTTTGGAAACACATTCGAGAAAACTTGTCAAGGGAAAAGTGAGGAGATGAAGCAGAGATGGAGCGAAGCTTTGACTCGTGTTGCAAATATAGAAGGAGAACATTCTTTTAATTG GGCTAATGAAGCATATATGATACAAAAGATTGCTACAGATGTTTCAAACCAACTGAATCTTACTACACCTTCAAGCGATTTTGAGGGGATGGTGGGGATGGAAGCTCACTTGAGAAATTTGAACTCTTTGTTATGCTTGGAAAGTGATGAAGTGAAGATGATTGGAATTTGGGGTCCTGCAGGGATTGGTAAGACTACCATTGCTAGAGCTTTCTACAACCAAGTCTCTTGTAGTTTTCAACTTAAATGTTTTATGGGGAACCTCAAGGGAAGCTTTAAGAGCATAGTGGGTGTTGATGACTATGATTTCAAGTTgtatctgcaaaaccaacttcTGTCTAAGATTTTTAACCAAGGGGATATGAAGACAGATAATTTAGGCGCAATCAAAGAATGGCTACAAGATCAAACCGTGCTCATCATTCTTGACGATGTAGATGATCTAGAGCAATTAGAGGGTTTGGCTAAAGAACTTTCTTGGTTTGGTTCCCGAAGTCGGATCATTATTACCACCGAAGATAAAAAGATTTTGAAGGCACATGGGATTCAAGATATCTACCATGTGGATCTTCCATCCAGGAAAGAAGCTCTTGAGATCTTATGTCTCTCTGCTTTCAAACAAACTTCTATACGAGATGGTTTCGAAGAGCTTGCATATAAAGTAGCAAAGCTTTGCGGTAATCTTCCATTAGGCCTTTGTGTTGTGGGTTCATCTTTGCGTGGGGAGAGCAAGCACGAGTGGGAACTTCAGTTATCTAGGATCGAAACTAATCTTGATGGAAAAATTCAGGACGTATTAAAAGTTGGATATGACAGATTGTCGAAGAAAGATCAATCTCTATTCCTGCACATTGCATGCTTCTTCAGGAATGATGTCGTTGGTCATGTGATATCTATTCTTTCTGACAGTAAATTGGATGTTGGAAATGGTTTAAAGACCCTAACCGATAAATCTCTCGTGTATATATCTACCAATGGCCATATAGTAATGCACCATCTACTACAACAATTGGGTAGACAGATAGTTTTTGAACAATCTGACGAGCCTGGGAAACGTCAATTTTTAATTGAGGCAGAAGAGATTTGTGATGTACTGATAAACGAAACA GGTACTGGATCTGTCAAAGGTATATCATTTAATACATCCAAGATCGGAGAGGTTTCTGTAAGTAAGGGGGCTTTTGAAGGAATGTGTAATCTCCGGTTCCTAAGAATCTATGGTATGTTAGTTGGCCAAGGTACTTTGCAAATACCAGAGGATATGCAGTATTTACCTCGTCTTAGGTTACTACATTGGAATCATTATCCGAGAAAAATTCTTCCTCCAAGATTTCAGCCAGAACGTCTCGTGGAACTCCATATGCCAGACAGCAATCTCGAGATGCTGTGGGGAGGAATCCAG CCCCTTCCTAACCTCAAGAGCCTAGATTTGAGCTATTCCTTTAGATTGAAAGAAATCCCAAATCTTTCAAATGCTACGAATCTCGAGACATTGAAACTTATGTATTGCTCAAGTTTGGTGGAGCTTCCCTCCTCTATTTCGAATCTACACAAACTGAGTAAGTTGAAGATGTGGAGTTGCACAAAGTTGCAAGTTATTCCAACCAACATCAACTTAGCGTCTCTTGAGAAAGTAGACTTGAGTTATTGCTCGCGATTAAGAAGCTTTCCAAATATATCGAGTAACATCAAGACTCTCGCGGTCGGAAATACAAAGATAGAAGACGTTCCTTCATCAATTGTTGGATGTTGGTCTCGTCTTGAATGCCTTGAGATTGGCAGCAAAAGCCTCAAGAGATTAACACATGCCCCGCTAAGTATAACTTTGCTAGATATTAGCAAAAGTGATATAAAGAGGATTCCAGATTGCATTGTAAGTCTCCCTTGGCTACAAAATTTTACCGTGTACAACTGCAGAAAACTGGTGTCAATTCCGGCTCTTTCCCCTTCCCTTGAGTCCCTAAATGCAACCGAATGTGTATCTCTTATTAGAGTAGAGAGAGTAGAGACAAAAGGAGAACGAGGACTTCCAAAATAA
- the LOC109126768 gene encoding uncharacterized protein LOC109126768: MASILGDLPSFDPHNFSQHRPSDPSNPSRMIPTTYRPTHNRTLPPPDQVITTEVKNILIRSFYQRAEEKLRPKRSASEHLAGEHGNKHFRAASSSSSTQGL; this comes from the exons ATGGCGTCGATTCTGGGTGATTTGCCTTCCTTTGATCCTCACAATTTCAGTCAACATCGTCCCTCCGATCCTTCTAATCCCTCT AGGATGATACCTACCACCTATCGTCCTACTCACAACCGTACACTTCCACCACCAGATCAag TGATAACTACAGAAGTGAAAAACATACTTATACGCAGCTTCTATCAACGAGCGGAAGAGAAG TTGAGACCAAAGAGATCGGCTTCAGAGCATCTGGCAGGCGAGCACGGGAACAAGCATTTCCGTGccgcatcttcttcttcatctactCAAGGCTTATGA
- the LOC104720682 gene encoding GLABROUS1 enhancer-binding protein-like 1 encodes MVNHERSDDDTSSSDEEHSEQELKTPEIIISDDSDTKTETNCASEESIEYTKNEEDEETSHNDMEVDKEKTDEEEEDDLYVLKDALEAAVTTSFQGLSQYQKNLMFQNLKNLGAETRKELTDGWKELNAEVLRLNAKKQTFFAKFANAGV; translated from the exons ATGGTTAATCATGAGAGAAGTGATGATGATACCAGCAGCAGCGACGAAGAACACAGCGAACAAGAGCTCAAAACGCCAGAGATCATAATATCTGACGACTCAgatacaaaaacagaaacaaattgTGCTTCCGAGGAGAGTATCGAATATACTAAAAAT gaggaggatgaggagacGAGTCACAATGATATGGAGGTTGATAAGGAGAAGactgatgaggaggaggaggatgatttgTATGTTCTGAAGGACGCTCTTGAGGCGGCGGTGACGACATCGTTTCAAGGTTTAAGTCAATATCAAAAGAATTTGATGTTTCAAAACTTGAAGAACCTTGGAGCTGAGACAAGAAAAGAGCTAACTGATGGATGGAAGGAGTTGAATGCTGAGGTGCTTCGCTTGAACGCCAAGAAACAAACTTTCTTTGCAAAGTTTGCAAACGCTGGAGTTTGA
- the LOC109126908 gene encoding GLABROUS1 enhancer-binding protein-like 1, whose translation MVNHERSDDTSSDDSYPCSYEFRPRDKRRREDEIIISDDSDANIETNCASEGSIEHTKNEHEEVSHNDMEVVKGDKEKKSDEEDDLCVLKEALEAAVTTSFQGLSQYQKNLMFQNLKNLGAETRKELTDGWKELSVEVLRLNAKKQTFFAKFANAGA comes from the exons ATGGTTAATCATGAGAGAAGTGATGACACCAGCAGCGACGACTCCTACCCGTGTAGCTACGAATTCCGACCCAGAGACAAACGTAGGCGTGAAGACGAGATCATAATATCTGACGACTCAGATGCAAACATAGAGACAAACTGTGCTTCCGAGGGGAGTATCGAACATACTAAAAAT GAGCATGAGGAGGTGAGTCACAATGATATGGAGGTTGTCAAGGGTGACAAGGAGAAGAAGTCTGATGAGGAGGATGATTTGTGTGTTCTGAAGGAGGCACTTGAGGCGGCGGTGACGACATCGTTTCAAGGTTTAAGTCAATATCAAAAGAATTTGATGTTTCAAAACTTGAAGAACCTTGGAGCTGAGACAAGAAAAGAGCTAACTGATGGATGGAAGGAGCTGAGTGTTGAGGTGCTTCGCTTGAACGCCAAGAAACAAACTTTCTTTGCAAAGTTTGCAAACGCTGGGGCTTGA